The region tcaggccctgggctgaaggcagacgctcgaccgcggagccacccgggctgcccgccggAGTTGTTTTTaaggggggcggcggggctgaTATTCGGCAAAGTCCCTGCAGCTAAACAGATTCAGAGGTCTTCAGGAGAAGCCAGACACCTCCCCAGATGATGGTAATGCAGACTGCCTCGCAAGTCGTGGACTAAGACATGAACAAAGACAAGGTTATTCAAACTTCACCAGAAAAGCAGATTGTGTGTGTTTGGGCCAGAGGGTGGTTGATGATGagaaatggggagagagaaatCGGTTAGGAGGTACAGGAGCCCTAAGCGTGcaggcgggggggcggggaatgATGGAGTAGGTTGTAGCAATGCCAAGAGGAGAATCTTCATAGGTGTTTGGGAATTCTTAGTAGTCCCTCTGCGGTTGGATTGGAGCCGGTGACTAGTTTATGAAGTCAGCCCTTTTACTGCATGCCTGCACTTGTTCTAAATATTTACGTAAAGGACCTAAGGAAGTAGTGAAATGGAAAGAAGCCTGGGACCAAATCTTCAGGACCCTTAATGCCAAGAACACAggagcttggattttttttcaaagccattAGAGAAGTTTTTAGAATTAGTGTAGTTATTTCTGAAAAGGtaatacaggggcgcctgggtggctgggtcagttgagcatctgcctttggctcaggtggtgttcccggggtcctgggatagagcccaccATCAGGCTcacggcatggagcctgcttctccctctccctctgcctgctgctctccctgcttatgcccatgctatctctctctctctcaaataaagtcttaaaaggtGAATACATCCACAtggttcaatatttaaaaagaatgagaaattagagaaataaaggaaaacttctTTTGTATATTGGTGGTATTTCAGAGGCAAAGTTTTTATTTGGGTAGAAGAAGCAGACTTGAGGTGGACCTGAGCTTCACCATTGGTAGGGAGTggggcttttttattttttcaattgctgctattttattttaaaggtttctttttcaGTCATGCAGGAGTTAGTCGAAGTGTGGCTGTAGTGACTGCTTTTATGATGAAGACTGACCAGCTTACCTTTGAAAAGGCCTATGAAAGTCTCCAGACCATCAAACCAGAGGCTAAGTGAGTTGTTAtagaaataattctgtttttgtgatgtgattttattcatttaagaaaactTAACTTTGTTTGTCCTTATAGGATGAATGAGGGATTTGAGTGGCAACTGAAATTATACCAAGCAATGGGATATGAAGTAGATACTTCTAGTGCAATTTATAAGCAATATCGTTTACAGAAGGTTACAGAAAAGTATCCAGGTGAGTAATAATTGCTAGTACTTATTGGGTCCTTTTAGATGCCCTTTAGTCTGACACTAAACGCTTCAGGTACATTATCTCACTTTTCCAGTAATCCCTTGGTACAGGTACTGTTATTTCCTTCTGaaaataacttgttcaaggtcacatgaTTTGTAAGTGGTGGGCAGGGATTCGAACTCAGGCAGTCTGTGCTCAGAACCCAAGGGCTTCTTCACTATGCTCTCTGACTTCACCCTGATTTCTTAacactggagatttttttttttttaatttctgaggttAGCACTTCTTGCCTCAATGTGACattagttgaatttttttttttttaaagactttatttattcatagagacacacagagagagagagggaggcagagacacaggcagagggagaaacaggcaccatgcagagagcctgacatgggactccatccagggtctccaggatcacaccctgggctgcaggcggcgctaaaccgctgcgccaccagggctgcccatattaGTCGAATTTTGTCTGAAAATGCCAAGTTGATCTCAACAGATAGATACATTTTAATTGTTCCATGTAGAATTACAGAACTTACCTCAAGAACTCTTTGCTGTGGACCCAACCACCATTTCACAGGGATTGAAAGATGGCATTCTCTACAAATGTAGAAAGTGcaggtaaaatattttctatcctcTGGATTTTATCCTGTCTCAGTAGCTGAAATGTACtgaaagtttcattttcttaagatCTATAGGAAGAATTTGTTAATTGaataatatagaaattttaaattcaatattgcttttattttattattttatttttctcttattatttttaaagattttatttttttattgtttaaaagactgtttatttatgaaagacgcagagagaggcagagacacaggtagagggagaagcaggctccaggcaggaagcctgatgtagaactcaatcctgggactctgggatcatgccatgagccagaagcagacgctcaactgctgagccacccaggcgcccccaaaactgcttttaaaaagaatataaacaggggctccctgggtggctcagcggtttagcacctgcctttggcgcagggtgtgatcctggagtcccgggattgagtcccacgtcgggctcccagcatggagcttgcttctccctcctcctgtgtctctgcctctctctctctctctctctctctctatcattcataaataaataaataaataaataaatctttaaaaaaatataaactctttAAGAGTGAACGTAAATCAGGTTACTTGTAGAGGTTATTGAAAATTAAAGTAGCATAATCTATTTATTTTGCTAAGAAATACTGCACAttgcatctatttttttcatccttttggaaagtcattaatgtttttgtttgggGGTTGCAGGCGATCTTTATTTCGAAGTTCTAGCATTTTGGATCATAATGAAGGAAGTGGTCCCATAGCCTTTGCCCACAAGAGAGTGACACCATCTTTCACACTCACCACAGGGAGTCAGGCTCAATGTACATCATATTTCATTGAACCTGTGCAGTGGATGGAATCTGCTTTGTTGGGTGTGATGGATGGACAGGtaagaacacattttattttctgcagtttcattatattatctctattttttcttctttcttatactCTAAACCATATTTTAACTGGTGTTTCACTCCATAATAACTGCTTTCT is a window of Vulpes lagopus strain Blue_001 chromosome 11, ASM1834538v1, whole genome shotgun sequence DNA encoding:
- the DUSP12 gene encoding dual specificity protein phosphatase 12, which encodes MLGARGGHGCERPERGGGRASLAGHLLEVRPGLYLGGAAAVAEPGLLREAGITAVLAVDSEEPDLTAGAGTEGLRRLFVRALDEPETDLLSHLDRCAAFIGRARAEGRAVLVHCHAGVSRSVAVVTAFMMKTDQLTFEKAYESLQTIKPEAKMNEGFEWQLKLYQAMGYEVDTSSAIYKQYRLQKVTEKYPELQNLPQELFAVDPTTISQGLKDGILYKCRKCRRSLFRSSSILDHNEGSGPIAFAHKRVTPSFTLTTGSQAQCTSYFIEPVQWMESALLGVMDGQLLCPKCNAKLGSFNWYGEQCSCGRWITPAFQIHKNRVDEMKMLPVLGSQTRKI